A window of Marinilabiliales bacterium contains these coding sequences:
- a CDS encoding NAD(P)/FAD-dependent oxidoreductase — MRYDTLVVGGGIAGLTAAAYVAKSGRSVALFEKLPKTGGLVQTFQRNGVCFDTGLRSIENSGIVFPMLKQLGIDIEFKKSIVSIGIEDQVIKVIDKNSIDDYEAFLKSHFPENAGDISAIIKEIIKIMGYMDVLYGIDNPALMDFARNKKYLFMELLPWLFRFLFTMRKINKLYEPVEDYLKRLTDSQALIDIIAQHFFRNTPTSFALSYFSLYLDYHYPKGGTASVIDGVTNFIIEKGGVINTGVSVRNLNPEQKYITDSNGNRTDYSTLIWACDLKQLYNIIPVEDLKSKELACGIEEKRAKLKPLKGGDSVFTLYLTVTENRDYFERICTGHFFYTPDKRGLSTVSTKDIETFLNSREIQSDNSELKSRIKNYLLEYFKMNTFEIAIPVLRDPDLAPAGKVGLEVSLFLDYELDKKIDEHGWTKEIRDYMEVITIDILNETIFPGLKDKVCDRFSSSPLTIEMLTGNTHGALTGWAFTNPFIPAVNQMLKVNDSVRTILPSVFQAGQWTYSPSGFPMSIVTGKLSADRAISGLSKNR; from the coding sequence ATGAGATATGATACCTTAGTAGTTGGTGGAGGAATTGCCGGTCTGACAGCTGCTGCCTATGTTGCCAAATCGGGGCGGTCGGTTGCACTGTTTGAAAAGCTGCCAAAAACGGGAGGCCTGGTGCAAACCTTCCAGCGAAATGGTGTCTGTTTCGATACCGGATTACGGTCAATTGAGAATTCGGGTATTGTATTCCCCATGCTGAAGCAGTTGGGCATTGATATTGAATTCAAAAAATCTATTGTTTCTATTGGCATTGAAGATCAGGTAATCAAGGTTATTGACAAGAATAGCATTGATGATTATGAAGCCTTTCTGAAATCCCATTTTCCCGAAAATGCCGGCGATATCTCAGCCATCATAAAGGAGATTATTAAGATAATGGGGTATATGGATGTTCTTTACGGCATCGATAATCCGGCTTTAATGGATTTTGCAAGGAATAAAAAGTACCTTTTCATGGAGCTTCTTCCGTGGCTATTCCGCTTCCTGTTTACCATGCGCAAAATAAATAAGCTGTATGAGCCGGTTGAGGATTACCTTAAAAGGCTAACTGATAGTCAGGCGCTGATTGATATTATTGCCCAGCATTTCTTCAGAAACACACCAACATCTTTTGCATTAAGCTATTTCAGCCTGTACCTGGATTACCACTATCCAAAAGGGGGGACTGCAAGTGTAATTGATGGTGTAACCAATTTTATAATCGAAAAAGGAGGAGTAATTAATACCGGAGTATCAGTAAGGAACTTAAACCCGGAACAGAAGTATATTACCGACAGTAATGGCAACCGCACCGATTATTCCACCTTGATTTGGGCGTGCGATCTTAAACAGCTCTACAATATCATTCCCGTTGAGGATCTAAAAAGCAAGGAGTTAGCCTGTGGGATTGAAGAAAAACGAGCCAAATTAAAACCGTTGAAGGGTGGCGATTCCGTATTCACCCTGTATTTAACAGTAACCGAAAACAGAGATTATTTTGAAAGAATTTGCACAGGGCATTTTTTCTATACCCCTGATAAAAGGGGATTATCAACAGTATCAACCAAAGACATTGAAACCTTCCTGAATTCCCGTGAAATTCAATCTGATAATTCAGAGTTGAAGAGCAGGATTAAGAATTATCTTCTGGAGTACTTCAAAATGAACACATTTGAGATTGCCATTCCCGTTCTGCGCGATCCCGATTTAGCCCCTGCGGGAAAGGTTGGCCTTGAGGTGAGCCTGTTTCTGGATTATGAACTGGATAAAAAGATTGATGAGCATGGCTGGACTAAAGAAATAAGGGATTATATGGAAGTTATCACAATTGATATTTTGAACGAAACCATTTTCCCTGGTTTAAAGGACAAGGTGTGTGACCGGTTCTCTTCATCGCCATTAACCATTGAAATGTTGACAGGTAACACCCATGGCGCCCTTACGGGCTGGGCGTTTACAAACCCCTTTATACCTGCTGTAAATCAGATGCTGAAGGTTAACGATTCAGTCAGAACCATATTACCCTCTGTATTTCAGGCAGGCCAATGGACCTATAGTCCCTCTGGTTTTCCAATGTCAATTGTTACCGGAAAGCTTTCAGCCGACAGGGCAATCTCAGGTTTATCCAAAAACAGATAA
- a CDS encoding amino acid permease, with protein MTQSAGGSRPAPTFTTLSSMAVVVGIVVGIGIFRLPPIVALNSAGELQFILFWVFGGLVSLMGALCYAELSSSMPDSGGEYYFLRKAFGPATGFFLSWGRMTVIQTGSLALIAFILGDYASLLLNLGPYSPSIYAALAVMALTGLNIMGTIHSSRTQSILASVIVATIIIIGVSALLFTSGEAVSGITLSGKGGQLFSGGAPGAAMIFVLLTYGGWSEAAYLTGELRNVRRSIVRALVFGIVIITGLYVMINLAYLHVLGFETLQGSSTVGYDLTERVFGTGGSILVVIIVIVAALSTANATIITGARTNYAIGRDFRLFGFMGRWNHHRNSPQPALIFQASIAMALVVAGAFSKEAVSTMVDYTAPVFWFFLALTTLSLFVFRLRKEGLSGSYKVPLYPLPPLLFLAACIYMLYSSLVFTGIGALAGVSILAAGIPVWFLAVKFQKK; from the coding sequence ATGACACAGTCCGCCGGCGGTTCGAGACCGGCTCCCACTTTCACCACGCTCAGCTCAATGGCTGTAGTGGTCGGCATCGTTGTTGGCATAGGGATCTTCCGTCTTCCGCCGATCGTGGCGCTCAATTCTGCAGGCGAGCTTCAGTTCATCCTTTTCTGGGTTTTCGGGGGACTCGTCTCACTGATGGGGGCGCTCTGTTATGCCGAACTATCTTCTTCCATGCCCGATTCAGGAGGCGAGTACTATTTCCTCAGGAAGGCATTCGGTCCCGCGACAGGGTTCTTCCTCTCCTGGGGCAGGATGACGGTCATACAGACCGGCTCGCTTGCCCTGATAGCCTTCATTCTGGGCGACTATGCCTCGCTGCTGCTGAACCTCGGCCCCTACAGTCCGTCGATATATGCCGCGCTGGCTGTGATGGCGCTTACCGGCCTGAACATCATGGGCACCATCCATTCAAGCCGCACCCAGAGCATACTGGCATCGGTAATTGTAGCAACAATTATTATAATAGGTGTTTCTGCACTGCTTTTCACTTCCGGCGAGGCCGTTTCCGGGATCACCCTTTCGGGGAAGGGAGGGCAACTGTTTTCGGGCGGGGCTCCCGGCGCTGCAATGATATTCGTATTGCTCACTTATGGAGGATGGAGCGAGGCCGCCTATCTTACCGGCGAACTGCGCAACGTCAGAAGAAGCATAGTGAGGGCGCTTGTCTTTGGAATTGTCATAATTACCGGGCTCTATGTGATGATAAACCTTGCCTACCTTCATGTGCTCGGTTTTGAAACTTTGCAGGGATCATCAACGGTAGGGTACGACCTGACTGAAAGGGTGTTCGGCACCGGAGGCTCAATCCTTGTGGTTATCATTGTCATTGTTGCCGCCCTTTCAACCGCCAATGCAACAATCATAACTGGGGCGCGCACCAACTATGCAATAGGGCGCGACTTCAGGCTGTTCGGGTTCATGGGCAGATGGAACCACCACCGTAACAGTCCCCAACCCGCCCTCATCTTCCAGGCATCGATCGCCATGGCACTGGTCGTTGCCGGAGCCTTTTCCAAGGAGGCGGTGAGCACGATGGTAGACTACACCGCGCCGGTTTTCTGGTTCTTCCTGGCCCTCACCACGCTAAGCCTGTTTGTTTTCAGACTCAGGAAGGAGGGCCTCAGCGGATCGTACAAAGTTCCACTCTACCCGCTGCCGCCGCTGCTGTTCCTTGCGGCATGCATCTACATGCTCTATTCAAGCCTTGTTTTTACCGGGATCGGCGCCCTGGCAGGCGTCTCCATCCTTGCTGCCGGTATTCCCGTATGGTTCCTTGCGGTGAAATTCCAAAAAAAGTAA
- a CDS encoding methyltransferase domain-containing protein, which translates to MRRLLLFILPAAAALFGIAGTTGAQHLDVPYVPTPYDVVDAMLDVTGVGPGDYVIDLGSGDGRIVIAAAQRGAFGHGIDLNPVRVKEAEENASNARVNDRVVFIEGDLFEADISNATVITMYLLSSVNLRLKPVLLEVLKPGTRIVSHSFSMGRWEADEHLVIDNRHVYYWVIPANARGRWGWSTNGRGFSMEVNQEYQKITVNLSAGGRPLTIENPSLNGERISFTALDRSSGERYVFSGSVNDGTIDGKALIRGTNSRIVENWSATLTGR; encoded by the coding sequence ATGAGAAGATTACTGCTATTTATCCTGCCGGCTGCAGCCGCCCTGTTTGGTATTGCAGGCACGACGGGCGCCCAGCACCTTGATGTGCCCTATGTTCCCACACCATATGATGTGGTTGATGCGATGCTTGATGTAACCGGAGTCGGCCCCGGCGATTACGTTATTGACCTCGGATCCGGTGATGGCAGGATTGTCATCGCAGCTGCACAGAGGGGAGCATTCGGACACGGTATCGATCTCAACCCGGTGCGGGTAAAAGAGGCCGAAGAAAATGCATCTAATGCAAGGGTAAACGACAGGGTGGTGTTTATTGAAGGAGACCTTTTCGAGGCTGACATAAGCAATGCAACAGTAATAACGATGTACCTGCTGAGCTCCGTCAACCTTCGCCTGAAGCCCGTGCTCCTGGAAGTTCTGAAACCGGGTACCCGGATTGTTTCTCATAGTTTCAGCATGGGCAGGTGGGAAGCCGATGAGCACCTGGTGATAGATAACCGCCATGTATATTACTGGGTGATCCCGGCCAATGCCAGGGGCAGATGGGGCTGGAGCACCAACGGCAGGGGCTTCTCCATGGAGGTAAACCAGGAGTACCAGAAAATAACCGTCAATCTCAGTGCCGGCGGCCGTCCGCTAACAATTGAAAACCCCAGCCTGAACGGAGAGAGGATCAGCTTTACCGCGCTTGACCGTAGCAGCGGAGAGCGTTATGTCTTCAGCGGCAGCGTCAATGATGGCACGATTGACGGTAAGGCTCTTATTCGCGGCACCAATTCGCGGATAGTTGAAAACTGGTCCGCTACCCTGACCGGACGATGA
- a CDS encoding TonB-dependent receptor gives MRINVRILTVIISFLPSMTGVFAFAGAQDDKRYGIAEIVEILEQKHSVRIFYEPQWFENETFSLTITRLPVEQAVSNIIRGRGLTLVDIDGYLVILPLDITETRRDPDTLLLTIGDPSQYGRFSRANLSGRVLDGTTGDPLPGAVIYSETTGTGSPADRDGEFSLTLPTGELMLRLSFVGYEDQYRRVNLLGPGEHDFFMFEETQRIDEVTIMARRAEENISRTQMSVITMDARVLRQLPSGLGDRDILQAVTLLPGIQSTGEFGSGFHVRGGSNDQNLVMLEGMPLFNPSHLFGLVSVVNPDMVSEMTMYKGGIPARYGERVSSVTDLRMNPGNIDEFRLTGGIGLINGRMHLETPIIPDRVNLAIGGRTSYSDWLLDRIPADELLNSSAGFYDISASLSFTPNSNTTISLFAYHSDDNFSRGGITGYGYSNTLTSLRYNRVLSETFSMNVTGGVSLYDYTVSETGELIDTESYDLHSSIDYGSMRTSLLWFPDGNHRVEFGLNAIGYGINPGNLSPAGSGSRIEPMQIDRERGAELSLFASDEFEITGRMSAEVGLRYTRYLYLGPRQTYIYDETRPRRVEFITDTLSFGRNETVAAYGGLEPRVSFRYSIDGSSSVKASYTRNNQYINLVSNTAVITPADTWKLSDHHVKPLTSNQFAAGYFRNFADNMIETSAELYFRDLRNLTDHRDGAEIVMNPHIETDLINARGYSYGLELYAAKNAGRFTGWISYTLAVSRLRSESTFTEDQINDNRWFPSNFDRPHEIALNTGYNISRRWQIGATFNYNSGRPVTLPEFVFPHGERQLVYYSDRNKYRMPSYHRLDLHISRHETIRINKRRSGYWTFSLLNVYGRKNPYSVFYEKERTSPGTRTSEFNLYKLYIIGRPVPTLTYNFRF, from the coding sequence ATGCGGATAAACGTAAGGATCCTTACGGTAATAATCTCTTTTCTTCCATCCATGACCGGAGTTTTTGCCTTTGCCGGGGCACAGGATGACAAGAGGTATGGTATCGCTGAGATAGTTGAAATACTGGAGCAGAAGCACTCCGTAAGGATATTCTACGAACCTCAGTGGTTTGAAAATGAAACATTCAGCCTAACTATCACCCGGCTGCCGGTTGAACAGGCCGTTTCGAATATCATCAGGGGTAGGGGACTTACCCTGGTTGATATTGACGGATACCTGGTGATACTGCCCCTCGACATAACAGAGACGAGACGTGACCCCGATACGCTGTTGCTTACCATAGGCGACCCTTCACAATATGGAAGATTTAGCAGGGCCAATCTTTCCGGCAGGGTCCTGGACGGCACGACCGGCGATCCGCTTCCCGGTGCGGTGATATATTCGGAAACAACCGGCACCGGAAGTCCGGCAGACAGGGACGGTGAATTCTCTCTAACGCTTCCCACGGGTGAGCTGATGCTCCGGCTCAGCTTTGTGGGGTATGAGGATCAGTACAGAAGGGTAAACCTTCTGGGGCCGGGCGAACATGACTTCTTCATGTTTGAGGAGACACAAAGGATTGATGAGGTCACCATAATGGCCAGGAGGGCCGAAGAGAATATCAGCCGTACACAGATGAGCGTAATAACCATGGATGCCCGGGTGCTGAGACAATTGCCTTCTGGTTTAGGCGACAGGGACATCCTTCAGGCTGTGACCCTTCTGCCGGGAATTCAGAGCACCGGAGAATTCGGGAGTGGATTTCATGTAAGGGGAGGCAGCAATGACCAGAACCTGGTAATGCTTGAGGGTATGCCGCTTTTCAACCCTTCTCATCTGTTCGGACTGGTATCGGTGGTCAATCCCGATATGGTAAGCGAAATGACCATGTACAAGGGCGGAATACCTGCACGTTACGGTGAAAGGGTATCATCGGTAACCGATCTGCGTATGAATCCCGGCAATATTGATGAGTTCAGGCTAACAGGAGGTATCGGTCTTATCAACGGGCGAATGCACCTTGAAACACCAATAATACCTGACAGGGTAAACCTGGCCATCGGGGGAAGGACCTCTTACTCGGACTGGCTGCTGGACCGGATACCGGCAGATGAACTGCTTAACAGCTCGGCAGGCTTTTACGATATCAGCGCCTCCCTGTCATTCACCCCGAACAGCAACACCACAATTTCGCTTTTTGCCTACCACAGCGATGACAACTTTTCCAGGGGCGGCATAACCGGCTACGGCTACAGTAATACCCTGACCTCGTTAAGGTACAACAGGGTACTGAGCGAGACATTCTCGATGAACGTTACAGGTGGTGTCAGCCTCTATGATTATACCGTATCGGAAACAGGCGAACTGATCGACACCGAATCATATGACTTACATTCATCAATTGATTACGGAAGTATGCGGACCAGCTTGCTGTGGTTCCCTGATGGTAACCACAGGGTTGAGTTCGGTCTGAATGCCATAGGATACGGAATAAACCCGGGCAACCTCTCTCCGGCCGGTTCAGGCTCGCGGATTGAACCCATGCAGATAGACAGGGAACGGGGTGCTGAACTGTCGTTGTTTGCAAGCGATGAGTTTGAAATAACCGGCCGCATGAGCGCCGAAGTGGGGCTGCGGTACACCCGTTACCTCTATCTTGGTCCGCGCCAAACCTACATCTATGATGAAACCAGACCCAGAAGGGTGGAGTTCATAACCGACACCCTCTCTTTCGGCAGGAACGAGACTGTGGCGGCATATGGCGGACTTGAACCCCGTGTCAGCTTCAGGTACAGCATTGACGGATCCAGCTCGGTAAAGGCAAGCTATACCAGGAACAACCAGTATATAAACCTGGTATCCAATACGGCTGTAATCACTCCCGCAGATACATGGAAACTGAGCGACCATCACGTGAAACCTCTTACCAGCAACCAGTTCGCAGCCGGATACTTCAGGAACTTTGCAGACAACATGATCGAGACATCTGCCGAGCTCTATTTCAGGGATCTCAGGAACCTTACCGACCACAGGGACGGAGCTGAAATAGTGATGAACCCGCACATTGAGACAGACCTTATCAACGCGCGGGGATACAGTTACGGCCTGGAACTTTACGCGGCAAAAAATGCAGGCCGGTTTACCGGATGGATAAGTTACACCCTGGCTGTATCCAGGTTAAGGTCAGAAAGCACCTTTACGGAAGACCAGATCAACGACAACAGATGGTTCCCGTCAAACTTCGACAGGCCCCATGAGATTGCACTCAATACGGGCTATAACATATCAAGAAGATGGCAAATTGGCGCCACCTTCAATTACAACAGCGGACGTCCCGTAACATTGCCCGAATTCGTGTTCCCGCATGGGGAGAGACAGCTGGTGTACTACTCCGACAGGAACAAATACAGGATGCCCTCGTACCACAGGCTGGACCTGCATATCTCACGGCATGAAACAATACGCATTAACAAGAGGCGCAGCGGGTACTGGACGTTTTCGTTACTGAATGTTTACGGGCGCAAAAACCCCTATTCGGTTTTTTATGAAAAGGAACGCACCTCGCCCGGAACAAGGACTTCAGAATTTAATTTATATAAACTTTACATAATCGGACGCCCGGTCCCGACACTGACATATAATTTCAGGTTCTGA
- a CDS encoding DUF4249 domain-containing protein, with the protein MNSIKSYTAVLLILTALFSCRELYYPETDSFDDILVVDGLITDQPGMSYISILYQELTPVRNLLPLRSATVYLSDDDGDVYPFTISGEKYYPPSGFRGIEGQSYVLHIETENGDIYRSEPQQIVPAAKLDALHPHRTTREFLYEDMQGNPVRRSIRGTNVYSDLTGMEGTILRFRTEVTMLLLYNYYHFRIPDVDVYYRWKKLSLNDEPGINIHRFDGDYETVSGHSLCFLPAEKTHYGLNPEEYMHRKILIIRYYTLNNEAYRFHREAHRQMTSENKLFDPVVSQLPSNITCITDPGRLAVGFFEASSTRSETHMLVDQSYDNIFNFIRIEDLEHIPPRGSMLNVKPAFWKD; encoded by the coding sequence ATGAACAGCATAAAATCATATACGGCAGTTTTATTAATTCTTACGGCCCTTTTCTCGTGCAGGGAGCTATATTACCCTGAAACAGATAGCTTTGACGACATACTGGTTGTGGACGGCCTGATTACCGACCAGCCGGGCATGAGCTATATCAGTATACTTTACCAGGAGCTGACCCCGGTCAGAAACCTTCTGCCTCTGAGAAGCGCAACCGTATACCTGAGCGATGACGACGGTGATGTTTACCCGTTCACCATATCCGGGGAAAAATATTATCCACCCAGCGGTTTCAGGGGAATTGAGGGTCAAAGCTATGTTCTGCACATTGAGACGGAGAACGGAGATATTTACAGGTCAGAACCCCAGCAGATCGTGCCTGCGGCAAAGCTGGACGCACTTCACCCCCACCGCACCACCAGGGAGTTTCTATATGAAGATATGCAGGGAAATCCTGTTCGCAGAAGCATCAGGGGCACAAATGTATACTCCGATTTGACAGGTATGGAGGGGACGATTCTGAGGTTCCGGACAGAGGTCACCATGCTGCTGTTGTACAATTACTATCACTTCAGGATACCCGACGTTGATGTTTATTACCGCTGGAAAAAGCTGAGCCTGAATGATGAGCCCGGCATTAACATCCACCGGTTTGATGGTGACTACGAGACAGTGTCAGGCCATTCACTCTGTTTCCTGCCCGCGGAAAAGACTCATTACGGACTTAATCCGGAGGAGTACATGCACCGGAAGATATTGATAATAAGGTATTATACCCTTAATAATGAGGCTTACCGGTTCCACCGCGAAGCCCACAGGCAAATGACCTCCGAGAACAAGCTGTTTGACCCGGTGGTATCACAACTGCCTTCCAACATAACATGCATTACCGATCCCGGCAGGCTGGCAGTGGGTTTTTTTGAGGCCTCATCAACACGCTCGGAAACCCATATGCTGGTTGACCAGTCATACGACAATATATTCAATTTCATAAGAATAGAAGACCTTGAGCATATCCCTCCAAGAGGATCTATGCTTAACGTTAAACCTGCCTTCTGGAAAGACTAA
- a CDS encoding carboxypeptidase regulatory-like domain-containing protein — MRMMHRFYIMSILLCALLNHGILVLAGVAGPDHGQYRAETINIHTDRDFYIAGERVYFRLDISNRYGAPASSIAYLVIRNQRNEVIERASLIVKDNMAKGSIYLPDTLSTSYYQLVAFTNLMRNFPEEYYAFKQIVAINRFDDTAYESLLPGNNGRTGHPPDNPGNKGPADDAGDIPYSRAKTEPTSGSSSDPGDRFSGDKTTGSPSNEPLRISMPVTTAGTREMFELEIESLLPEGTPAILTVSVAQSSSFADSQSNYGAGGSDSRVPDRNPGINAGTTGASTTEITGTAIAGSRFAVSSRFFKETNGPVLTGRVQNRINGEGIPGATVILSVTDTTLNLLYAITDNNGTFHFRLNDYHDGRELWFSLYNGDNSSDNAEILIDNRYSLRSPFIPETGRHMIPGREHILASRDIVRVNKTLGIDHNLHRERAGHGYRPVIYSAPAYTLETMREYEYLENLQEIARELLPFLRIRRQGDLYTSTMMLRYEDTYLQDTPAYFIDGIYAGDLNSLVHLDSDAIERIELHNYNWRHGNILFPGIVALFSTGRQYREIEVAGPTATTFQRPAAGYSSYDPPDHAKVEMRRSRPDFRQLLFWDPVFIIGPEQPKRTAKFFTGDLKGEFTVKVSGSTGNGKLISQEARFVVSDDKNTGTPNSRNSMNNGPGDSRDGGLQPGNAMPPALNTPEGSPLTAEERDGTPPVTPANEIDFDDTERFFEQGLSGRVTNPPRRLIGNQHYPDEEWHRGSVVLNSGTEVKGKLLRYNGYLDGLFWLYEGDYQQVQVDRDMIKEFRIPGPAGQLSVYRKISVNAPVLAGTDDIFGELLHDGDISVYAWRRIIETGRGDQRIGEIIYGGMRIKPAHIYIIRLPDETVHTTRRISRRRILDMFPENRREIRRLLREHRMRPVTEQDLVETAVILEDYLKE; from the coding sequence ATGAGAATGATGCACAGGTTTTACATTATGTCGATATTACTTTGCGCACTTCTGAATCACGGCATCCTGGTGCTGGCGGGTGTTGCCGGACCGGACCATGGTCAATACCGGGCAGAAACGATTAATATTCACACCGACAGGGATTTTTACATCGCAGGCGAAAGGGTTTACTTCCGGCTCGATATAAGCAACAGGTATGGTGCCCCGGCAAGCAGCATTGCCTACCTGGTAATCAGGAACCAGCGCAATGAGGTCATCGAAAGGGCATCACTGATCGTTAAGGATAACATGGCAAAAGGCAGCATCTACCTGCCCGACACCCTCAGCACCTCGTATTACCAGCTTGTGGCATTTACCAATTTGATGAGGAACTTCCCGGAAGAGTATTATGCCTTCAAACAGATAGTTGCAATAAACCGGTTTGACGACACCGCTTATGAAAGCCTCTTACCCGGAAATAATGGCCGGACAGGACACCCCCCTGATAACCCCGGCAATAAAGGGCCAGCCGATGATGCAGGGGACATCCCTTACAGTCGGGCCAAAACAGAGCCTACGTCGGGCAGCTCTTCTGACCCCGGCGACAGGTTTTCCGGGGACAAGACAACAGGCAGTCCCAGCAATGAACCTTTGAGAATATCAATGCCCGTCACAACAGCCGGAACACGTGAGATGTTCGAGCTGGAAATAGAGTCCCTTCTACCTGAGGGTACTCCGGCCATTCTCACCGTTTCTGTGGCACAGAGCAGCTCTTTTGCAGACAGTCAGAGTAATTATGGTGCCGGCGGCAGCGACAGCAGGGTGCCTGACAGAAACCCCGGCATTAATGCAGGCACAACTGGTGCAAGCACAACAGAAATTACCGGTACTGCCATAGCCGGCAGCAGATTTGCCGTTTCATCCCGGTTTTTCAAGGAGACCAACGGGCCTGTTTTAACGGGAAGGGTCCAAAACCGCATTAATGGAGAAGGGATCCCCGGAGCCACAGTTATTCTATCGGTAACCGATACCACTCTAAACCTGCTATATGCTATAACTGACAATAACGGAACATTCCACTTCAGGCTCAACGATTACCATGACGGCAGAGAGCTTTGGTTTTCCCTGTATAACGGTGACAATAGCTCAGACAATGCAGAGATATTGATTGACAACCGTTACAGTCTCCGATCCCCCTTTATTCCCGAAACCGGACGGCATATGATACCCGGCCGGGAGCATATTCTTGCCAGCAGGGATATAGTGAGGGTGAACAAAACCCTGGGTATTGATCATAACCTGCACAGGGAAAGGGCAGGCCACGGATACCGTCCGGTTATATATTCCGCTCCGGCCTACACCCTCGAAACAATGAGAGAATACGAGTACCTTGAGAACCTGCAGGAGATCGCACGCGAACTTCTTCCTTTTTTAAGGATCAGGAGGCAGGGCGACCTGTACACATCGACCATGATGCTAAGGTACGAAGACACTTACCTGCAGGACACCCCTGCATACTTTATTGACGGTATATACGCCGGTGATCTCAACAGCCTTGTACATCTCGATTCCGATGCCATTGAGAGAATCGAGCTGCATAACTACAACTGGCGCCACGGGAACATCCTCTTCCCTGGCATTGTAGCCCTCTTCAGTACTGGCCGCCAATACAGGGAGATTGAGGTCGCAGGACCCACTGCCACCACCTTCCAGCGTCCGGCAGCAGGCTACTCATCCTATGACCCTCCCGACCATGCTAAAGTTGAGATGCGCAGGTCAAGGCCGGACTTCAGGCAGCTTCTTTTCTGGGACCCTGTTTTCATTATCGGCCCGGAACAGCCAAAGAGAACCGCCAAATTCTTCACGGGCGATCTGAAAGGTGAATTCACCGTTAAAGTAAGCGGTTCAACCGGTAACGGCAAGTTAATCTCACAGGAGGCCCGGTTTGTTGTTTCAGACGATAAGAATACCGGCACACCGAACTCCCGGAATTCGATGAACAATGGCCCGGGTGACAGCCGGGATGGCGGACTGCAGCCTGGTAATGCGATGCCACCTGCCCTTAATACCCCCGAAGGCTCCCCGCTCACTGCAGAAGAACGTGATGGCACGCCACCCGTTACCCCGGCAAATGAGATCGACTTCGACGACACCGAAAGATTCTTTGAACAGGGGCTCTCCGGCCGGGTCACAAATCCCCCCCGCCGCTTAATCGGCAACCAGCATTACCCTGACGAGGAGTGGCACAGGGGCAGCGTCGTTCTTAATAGCGGAACAGAGGTAAAAGGCAAGCTCCTGAGGTACAACGGCTATCTTGACGGACTATTCTGGCTCTACGAAGGAGATTACCAGCAGGTACAGGTTGACAGGGATATGATAAAGGAGTTCCGTATCCCGGGCCCTGCCGGACAACTCTCTGTTTACAGGAAAATAAGTGTAAATGCACCAGTTCTTGCCGGAACTGATGACATTTTCGGAGAATTGCTCCATGATGGTGATATTTCAGTATATGCCTGGCGAAGGATAATTGAGACGGGCAGGGGTGACCAGAGGATCGGGGAGATCATTTACGGAGGAATGCGCATTAAGCCCGCTCACATCTATATTATAAGGCTCCCCGATGAAACTGTTCACACCACAAGGAGGATCAGCCGCAGGCGTATCCTTGACATGTTCCCCGAAAACAGGAGGGAGATAAGACGCCTGCTGAGAGAGCACCGGATGAGACCCGTAACCGAACAGGATCTTGTTGAAACGGCTGTTATTCTTGAAGATTACCTTAAAGAATAA